The Mya arenaria isolate MELC-2E11 chromosome 16, ASM2691426v1 genome includes a window with the following:
- the LOC128222096 gene encoding zinc finger protein 83-like, whose product MVSVRKHITIYTGYNSHKCVLSGADSTSRRPQLHMRIHTEEMPYKCEICGATLSHRSSLKKHIKVHTGEKPYQCDTCGAAFSQKSNLRDHIITHTGEKPYQCDTCSAAFSQKTTLKDHIRIHTGEKPYQCDTCDATFSHRSHLQGHIRIHTGEKPYKCDTCGATFSHSSNLNSHIRIHTGEIPYKCDTCSAAFSRRPSLHRHMRFHTGEKPYRCDTCGATFSHSSNLHNHIRIHTGEMPYKCDTCSATFSRRSTLNRHMRIHTEKSAYQCDTCGAAFSQRSTLQGHMRIHTGEKPYQCDACGAAFSRISQLHRHMKIHTGEKSYKC is encoded by the coding sequence ATGGTGTCGGTGAGAAAACACATAACGATTTACACAGGATACAATTCACACAAATGTGTACTAAGTGGTGCTGATTCTACTTCTAGAAGACCTCAGTTGCACATGAGAATTCACACGGAAGAAATGCCgtacaagtgtgagatatgtggtGCTACTTTATCTCACAGATCAAGCTTGAAGAAGCACATTAAAGTTCATACCGGTGAGAAACCATACCAGTGTGATACATGTGGTGCTGCTTTTTCTCAAAAATCAAATTTGCGGGATCACATAATAACTCACACTGGCGAGAAACCATACCAGTGTGATACATGTTCTGCTGCCTTTTctcaaaaaacaacattgaaggACCACATAAGAATTCATACCGGCGAAAAGCCATACCAGTGTGATACATGTGATGCTACATTTTCTCACAGATCACATTTGCAGGGCCACATTAGAATACATAccggagagaagccatacaagtgtgataCATGTGGTGCTACCTTTTCTCATAGCTCAAATTTGAACAGTCACATTAGAATTCACACAGGAGAAATACCATACAAGTGCGACACATGTTCTGCTGCTTTTTCCCGAAGACCATCTTTGCATCGCCACATGAGATttcacacaggagagaagccatacaggTGTGATACATGTGGTGCTACCTTTTCTCATAGCTCAAATTTGCACAATCACATTAGAATTCACACAGGAGAAATGCCATACAAGTGTGACACATGTTCTGCTACTTTTTCCCGAAGATCAACTTTGAATCGCCACATGAGAATTCACACAGAAAAAAGTGCATACCAGTGTGATACATGTGGTGCTGCCTTTTCTCAAAGATCAACTTTGCAGGGTCATATGAGAATTCATACCGGAGAGAAGCCATACCAGTGTGATGCATGTGGTGCTGCTTTTTCTCGAATATCTCAATTGCATCGCCACATGAAAATTCACACAGGAGAGAAGTCATACAAGTGTTAG